The following proteins are encoded in a genomic region of Bubalus kerabau isolate K-KA32 ecotype Philippines breed swamp buffalo chromosome 15, PCC_UOA_SB_1v2, whole genome shotgun sequence:
- the LOC129628200 gene encoding LOW QUALITY PROTEIN: olfactory receptor 52A5-like (The sequence of the model RefSeq protein was modified relative to this genomic sequence to represent the inferred CDS: inserted 1 base in 1 codon), producing MLGPNGSVFMPSVLTLIGIPGLESVQCWIGIPFCVMYLMAVIGNTLILVIIKYENSLHSPLYIFLAMLGATDIALXTCILPKMLGIFWFHLIEISFEACLLQMWLLHSFQGIESGVLLAMALDRYVAICNPLRHASIFSPKLLTHIGVGVTLRAAILGAPCLVLIKYRLKFYRTTVVSHSYCEHMAIVKLAIEDIRINKIYGLFVAFTILGFDIIFITLSYIQIFITVFQLPQKEARFKAFNTCIAHICVFLQFYLLGFFSFFTHRFGSHIPPYVHILLSNLYLLVPPFLNPIVYGVKTKQIRDHVLTIFVCSKHLNH from the exons ATGCTCGGACCCAATGGCTCAGTCTTCATGCCCTCTGTATTAACACTCATCGGGATTCCTGGCCTGGAGTCAGTGCAATGCTGGATCGGGATTCCATTCTGTGTCATGTACCTTATGGCAGTAATTGGGAATACTCTAATTTTGGTGATAATCAAATATGAAAACAGCCTCCATAGTCCTCTGTACATTTTTCTCGCTATGTTGGGGGCCACAGACATTGCAC AGACTTGTATTCTCCCCAAAATGTTAGGCATCTTCTGGTTTCATTTGATAGAGATTTCTTTTGAAGCCTGTCTTCTACAAATGTGGCTTCTTCACTCATTTCAGGGAATTGAATCAGGTGTCCTGCTGGCGATGGCCCTAgatcgctatgtggccatctgtaatCCCTTGAGACATGCCAGCATCTTCTCCCCAAAACTCTTGACTCACATTGGGGTTGGGGTGACACTCAGGGCTGCCATACTTGGAGCGCCATGCCTGGTACTAATCAAATACCGTCTCAAATTCTACCGAACCACAGTCGTCTCCCACTCTTACTGTGAGCATATGGCCATTGTGAAGCTGGCTATTGAAGATATACGGATCAACAAGATCTATGGTCTATTTGTTGCCTTCACTATCTTAGGATTTGACATAATCTTTATCACCTTGTCCTACATTCAGATCTTTATCACTGTCTTTCAACTGCCCCAGAAGGAGGCAAGATTCAAAGCCTTTAATACATGTATCGCTCATATTTGTGTCTTCCTGCAGTTCTACCTCCTtggcttcttctctttcttcacacATAGATTTGGTTCTCACATACCACCATACGTTCATATCCTTTTATCTAACCTTTACCTGTTAGTTCCACCTTTTCTCAACCCAATCGTCTATGGAGTGAAGACCAAACAAATCCGTGACCATGTGCTAACAATATTTGTATGCTCCAAACATCTTAATCATTAG